Proteins co-encoded in one Myxococcus xanthus genomic window:
- a CDS encoding TIGR04563 family protein, producing MATTDHRKQSLYFPEDMLEEIQREATRQDRSLSWIVQQAWKVARGDIRKMPSVNDVLSPPPRPAAPAPAPAQPVTAVAVAPSEEPK from the coding sequence ATGGCTACGACGGACCATCGTAAACAGAGTCTCTATTTCCCCGAGGACATGCTGGAGGAGATCCAGCGTGAGGCGACGAGGCAGGACCGCTCGCTGTCCTGGATTGTCCAGCAAGCGTGGAAGGTGGCGCGCGGGGACATCCGGAAGATGCCGTCGGTCAACGACGTGCTCAGCCCGCCTCCTCGTCCCGCGGCCCCCGCGCCCGCCCCCGCCCAGCCGGTGACGGCCGTGGCGGTGGCGCCCTCCGAAGAGCCCAAGTAG
- a CDS encoding 5'-nucleotidase C-terminal domain-containing protein: protein MPRSRSLFAALTFGLGAFHGGCIAYNDSCQPLVEDPDAVVGYLADDVLLDKVYTRHDNNALGQLVADALLHAEDDSTRPAVLGVVNGGSLRQEGLCVTRTELRQGPLTDGVLHELILFENLVVTVDLTEKELVDMLELSVGALYLEGQSIASPSGAFLHVSEGSSLRVDCGQPKGSRVRELTVGGVPVTLPAREDASIRYRVAMNAYILEGGDGYGTALGNAGQNPDRNPVQARKLGGTEANLASAYMKAKHPTPVQALREESRVVFQNCALPARPAGR, encoded by the coding sequence ATGCCGCGCTCCCGCTCCCTGTTCGCCGCGCTCACCTTCGGGCTGGGCGCCTTCCACGGCGGCTGCATCGCCTACAACGATTCGTGCCAGCCCCTGGTGGAGGACCCCGACGCCGTCGTGGGCTACCTGGCCGACGATGTGCTCCTCGACAAGGTCTACACGCGGCACGACAACAATGCGCTGGGCCAGCTCGTCGCGGATGCCCTCCTGCACGCGGAGGATGACTCCACCCGCCCTGCGGTGCTGGGCGTCGTCAACGGCGGCTCGCTGCGCCAGGAAGGTCTGTGCGTCACGCGGACCGAGCTGCGCCAGGGCCCGCTCACGGATGGCGTGCTCCACGAGCTCATCCTCTTCGAGAACCTCGTCGTGACGGTGGACCTTACGGAGAAGGAGCTCGTGGACATGCTGGAGCTGTCCGTGGGCGCGCTGTACCTGGAAGGGCAGAGCATCGCGTCGCCCTCTGGCGCCTTCCTTCACGTGTCCGAGGGCAGCTCGCTGCGCGTGGACTGCGGCCAGCCGAAAGGCTCGCGCGTGCGCGAACTGACGGTGGGTGGGGTGCCCGTGACGCTGCCCGCGCGCGAAGACGCGTCCATCCGCTACCGCGTGGCCATGAACGCGTACATCCTGGAGGGAGGAGACGGCTATGGCACGGCGCTGGGCAACGCGGGACAGAACCCGGACCGCAACCCGGTGCAGGCTCGGAAGCTGGGCGGTACGGAAGCCAACCTCGCTTCGGCGTACATGAAGGCCAAGCACCCAACGCCCGTGCAGGCGCTGCGCGAGGAGTCGCGAGTCGTCTTCCAGAACTGCGCCCTGCCCGCGAGGCCCGCGGGCAGGTGA
- a CDS encoding TonB-dependent receptor plug domain-containing protein: MKTAHARATLLSLVLVMAVPGRAEEPGLLHSPPERAEPRVALQLDGTLVEGRRVLELYVRYRGPGEPYARRPMEREYGDLYRALIPAEHVVPPGIEYYVEGLTADGQRVPLFQSASRPARVLVGGETPASASIVRPTPPPERRPPPSRTPPRAAPPEPAPPPERTPPPERSRAQASAPRKDAPPATRQDDSMAALTADLPADAPTEASSSARPSRASAAAGSAPAPREPAAPRSELEEDLALYSAEDTLALATRHEAAVRTVPAIGASFSQQQLRSLGARTVADVLDVVPGLSVSRDVQGFHRTAIRGLRNDAEVLFLLNGHRLNSFFDGKALMNLPVENLERVEVIRGPGSALYGAGAFLGVVNIVTDTSDGVRTAVSVGGYPGQDDRLAVTGNGHISAGHTAGNLRVFADIDVWSQAGDSTVIENDGLDDESRSQGLRDVTDPAGRTRDERFLFNAGAGVTYAMGDAGRLGASARFLTERRSALVGLFDTVGEDSKLGWNVFLADLTWERSFGPDVTLRARAAYDQQSTDRFFQITPHDFSAGTGANRLFEEGMQEQTRVSVRSLTGSVDADVALGAYNRLSLGAVVEQQSLGEYDYVTNYTLDAQVRPDGLTRPEGLVDLTSGAASRRLNVGLFAQDQWTVVNALTLTFGVRMDATQLPTVDASGAINGTRFVPTLNPRVGLVFAATDALVLKALYGRAFRAPTLQELVERIPDTEYNQGRFEGNPRLQPATVDTFELGADLIQSAGDARVRLRANAYVALFGSPIVPVDTSGNIVPLRNRELGVRVYGVEGEARLEASKRAYAWLNASISRAEDLELPAQSRLLTDTPQARFNAGVTMPIGAYVNFDVVVRTGAERRNNSRSVLELIRRYKIPSYSLITAQLRTEPILEHFEVALVAHNLFDNDLRDDVPRPDRVPGLLPREGMSGFLTVRAHY; this comes from the coding sequence TTGAAGACCGCACACGCTCGCGCGACCCTCCTCAGCCTGGTCCTCGTCATGGCGGTGCCCGGCCGTGCCGAGGAGCCGGGGCTCTTGCATTCCCCACCGGAACGCGCCGAGCCGCGCGTCGCGCTGCAACTCGACGGCACGCTGGTGGAAGGCCGCCGCGTCCTCGAGCTGTACGTGCGCTACCGAGGCCCGGGCGAGCCTTATGCCCGCCGCCCCATGGAGCGGGAGTACGGCGACCTGTACCGGGCCTTGATTCCCGCGGAGCACGTCGTCCCGCCCGGCATCGAGTACTACGTCGAGGGCCTCACCGCGGATGGCCAGCGCGTGCCGCTCTTCCAGTCCGCCTCGCGCCCCGCACGCGTGCTCGTGGGCGGCGAGACGCCGGCCAGTGCGTCCATCGTCCGGCCCACGCCGCCGCCCGAGCGCCGGCCCCCGCCAAGCCGGACGCCACCGCGCGCCGCTCCGCCCGAGCCTGCGCCGCCTCCCGAGCGCACGCCTCCGCCCGAGCGCTCCCGCGCGCAGGCATCCGCGCCGCGAAAGGATGCGCCCCCGGCGACGCGGCAGGACGACTCCATGGCCGCGCTCACGGCGGACCTGCCCGCGGATGCGCCTACGGAGGCTTCGTCGTCGGCACGGCCGTCCCGGGCCTCCGCGGCGGCAGGCAGCGCGCCCGCGCCGCGTGAGCCGGCAGCCCCACGGTCCGAGCTGGAGGAGGACCTGGCCCTCTACAGCGCCGAGGACACGCTGGCCCTGGCCACGCGCCACGAGGCGGCGGTGCGGACGGTGCCCGCCATTGGCGCCTCGTTCAGTCAGCAGCAGTTGCGTTCCCTGGGCGCGCGCACCGTGGCGGACGTCCTGGACGTGGTGCCCGGCCTGTCGGTCAGCAGGGATGTGCAGGGCTTCCACCGCACCGCCATTCGTGGCCTGCGCAATGACGCGGAGGTGCTCTTCCTTCTCAACGGCCACCGCCTCAACAGCTTCTTCGACGGCAAGGCGCTGATGAACCTGCCGGTGGAGAACCTGGAGCGGGTGGAGGTCATCCGCGGCCCTGGCTCCGCTCTCTATGGCGCCGGTGCTTTCCTGGGCGTGGTCAACATCGTCACGGACACGTCGGACGGCGTTCGCACCGCCGTGTCCGTCGGCGGCTACCCGGGACAAGACGACCGGCTCGCCGTCACGGGGAACGGACACATCTCCGCGGGGCACACCGCTGGGAATCTGCGCGTCTTCGCGGACATCGACGTGTGGAGCCAGGCTGGTGACTCCACCGTCATCGAGAACGACGGCCTGGACGACGAGTCGCGCTCGCAGGGGCTCCGCGACGTGACGGACCCCGCGGGGCGCACCCGAGACGAGCGCTTCCTCTTCAACGCGGGCGCGGGCGTCACCTACGCCATGGGCGACGCGGGCCGCCTGGGGGCCTCCGCGCGCTTCCTCACCGAGCGCCGCAGCGCCCTGGTGGGCCTCTTCGACACGGTGGGCGAGGACTCCAAGCTGGGCTGGAACGTCTTCCTCGCGGACCTGACCTGGGAGCGCTCCTTTGGACCCGACGTGACGCTCCGCGCGCGGGCCGCGTATGACCAGCAGTCCACCGACCGCTTCTTCCAGATCACCCCTCACGACTTCAGCGCCGGCACGGGCGCGAACCGCCTGTTCGAAGAGGGCATGCAGGAGCAGACGCGCGTCTCCGTGCGCTCGCTCACCGGCTCCGTGGACGCGGACGTGGCCCTGGGCGCCTACAACCGCCTCTCCCTGGGCGCGGTGGTGGAGCAGCAGTCGCTGGGCGAATACGACTACGTGACGAACTACACCCTGGACGCCCAGGTGCGTCCGGACGGCCTGACGCGGCCGGAGGGCCTGGTGGACCTGACGAGCGGCGCCGCGTCCCGCCGCCTCAATGTGGGCCTGTTCGCGCAGGACCAGTGGACCGTCGTCAACGCGCTCACGCTCACGTTCGGCGTGCGCATGGACGCCACCCAGTTGCCCACGGTGGACGCGTCCGGCGCCATCAACGGCACCCGCTTCGTGCCCACCCTCAATCCGCGCGTGGGGCTGGTGTTCGCGGCCACCGACGCGCTGGTGCTCAAGGCCCTCTACGGGCGTGCCTTCCGCGCGCCCACGCTGCAGGAGTTGGTCGAGCGCATTCCGGACACGGAGTACAACCAGGGCCGCTTCGAGGGGAACCCGCGCCTCCAGCCCGCCACGGTGGACACCTTCGAGCTGGGCGCGGACCTCATCCAGTCGGCGGGGGACGCGCGCGTGCGGCTGCGTGCCAACGCGTACGTGGCCCTCTTCGGTTCGCCCATCGTCCCCGTGGACACGTCGGGCAACATCGTCCCGCTGCGCAACCGTGAGCTGGGCGTGCGCGTGTACGGCGTGGAGGGCGAGGCCCGGCTGGAGGCCTCCAAGCGCGCGTATGCGTGGCTCAACGCCAGCATCTCCCGCGCGGAGGACCTGGAGCTGCCCGCCCAGTCCCGCCTGCTCACCGACACGCCGCAGGCGCGCTTCAACGCCGGCGTGACGATGCCCATCGGCGCCTATGTGAATTTCGACGTGGTGGTGCGCACGGGCGCGGAGCGGCGCAACAACAGCCGCTCCGTGCTGGAGCTCATCCGCCGCTACAAGATTCCGTCCTACAGCCTCATCACCGCACAGCTCCGCACCGAGCCCATCCTGGAGCACTTCGAGGTGGCCCTGGTGGCGCACAACCTGTTCGACAACGACCTTCGCGACGACGTGCCCCGTCCGGACCGTGTCCCCGGGCTGCTCCCGCGCGAGGGCATGTCCGGATTCCTCACCGTGAGGGCCCACTACTGA
- a CDS encoding ChaN family lipoprotein, whose amino-acid sequence MRASLALHLALFRRQRAQIARVVDGQTASFRTYEARFRRRTSGYRSVTTLPAVYQQVQAADVVYVGDYHTLPLAQETYLALVERAQASGRRVIMALECVEGRHQATVDAWRAGRITERSLLAKLGHGSGVWSNTRTLLSFARKQKLEVVGIDRRAQGERSLELRDAYAAERIARAARAPDRPLVMVLVGQYHVAPCHLPAQVERALGTETRKGLVVYQNAEGVWWRLAREGRVGAAEAVELADGTLCLMNASPVVCQQSFLDYLEAEAGDAPLLDRGAAERFREMSALIGRLAGVPVGRSLDTVDVATAADGDVLARIQRRGRFTQAELTQLRRHILSRESSYIPRARVAYLASLSLNHAAEEAAHFVRHCAVGDAMDAPRGASEAFYARCLEEALGFFGSKLVNPRRTCLGVAEWAKRFGESRGVERQIAAFVLAHKATEAEAPEEAVKLLPLRKDRLFHGVSHALGYLLGDRLYQAFDSGQVAKAEVQALFRDPFVDPRAAYFAWAERLGI is encoded by the coding sequence ATGCGCGCTTCGCTCGCCTTGCACCTCGCCCTGTTCCGACGCCAGCGCGCGCAGATTGCCCGAGTGGTTGACGGACAGACGGCATCCTTCCGAACCTACGAGGCCCGCTTCCGGCGGCGCACCTCGGGTTACCGGAGCGTCACGACGCTGCCCGCCGTGTACCAGCAGGTACAGGCGGCGGACGTCGTCTACGTCGGCGACTACCACACGCTCCCGCTCGCGCAGGAGACTTACCTCGCACTGGTGGAGCGGGCGCAGGCCTCGGGCCGCCGCGTCATCATGGCGCTGGAGTGCGTGGAGGGCCGTCACCAGGCCACCGTGGACGCCTGGCGCGCCGGCCGCATCACCGAGCGCTCCCTGCTGGCGAAGCTGGGACACGGCTCGGGGGTTTGGTCCAATACGCGCACCCTGCTCTCCTTCGCGCGCAAGCAGAAGCTGGAAGTGGTGGGCATCGACCGCCGGGCGCAGGGTGAGCGCTCGTTGGAGCTTCGCGACGCCTACGCCGCCGAACGCATCGCCCGCGCCGCCCGCGCGCCGGACCGGCCACTGGTCATGGTGCTGGTGGGCCAGTACCACGTGGCGCCCTGCCACCTGCCCGCGCAGGTGGAGCGCGCGCTCGGCACGGAGACGCGCAAGGGGCTGGTCGTGTACCAGAACGCGGAAGGCGTCTGGTGGCGGCTGGCGCGCGAAGGCCGCGTTGGCGCCGCGGAGGCCGTGGAGCTGGCCGACGGTACCCTCTGCCTGATGAACGCCTCCCCCGTGGTGTGCCAGCAGAGCTTCCTGGACTACCTGGAGGCGGAGGCCGGAGACGCCCCGCTGTTGGATCGCGGCGCCGCCGAGCGCTTCCGTGAAATGTCCGCGCTGATCGGCCGGCTCGCCGGCGTGCCCGTGGGCCGTTCCCTGGACACGGTGGACGTGGCCACCGCCGCGGACGGCGACGTCCTGGCGCGAATCCAGCGGCGCGGGCGCTTCACCCAGGCCGAGCTGACCCAGCTTCGCCGCCACATCCTCTCCCGCGAGAGCAGCTACATCCCCCGCGCGCGGGTGGCCTACCTGGCGTCACTGTCGCTGAACCACGCGGCGGAGGAAGCGGCGCACTTCGTCCGGCACTGCGCCGTGGGTGACGCCATGGACGCGCCGCGCGGCGCCTCGGAGGCCTTCTACGCGCGCTGCCTGGAAGAGGCGCTGGGCTTCTTCGGCTCGAAGCTGGTGAACCCCCGGCGCACCTGCCTGGGCGTGGCCGAGTGGGCCAAGCGCTTCGGCGAGAGCCGCGGCGTGGAGCGGCAGATCGCCGCCTTCGTGCTGGCCCACAAGGCCACGGAGGCGGAAGCGCCGGAAGAAGCCGTGAAGCTCCTCCCCCTGCGCAAGGACCGCCTGTTCCACGGCGTCAGCCACGCCCTGGGCTATCTGCTCGGAGACCGGCTGTACCAGGCCTTCGACAGTGGCCAGGTGGCCAAGGCGGAGGTGCAGGCCCTGTTCCGCGACCCCTTCGTGGACCCGCGCGCGGCCTACTTCGCCTGGGCCGAACGCCTGGGCATCTGA
- a CDS encoding class I SAM-dependent methyltransferase gives MTTELDVRTYNREAWDRQVATGNRWTLPVSPEVIAAARKGEWSIVLTPTKPVPREWFGDVRGKDILCLAGSGGQQAPVLAAAGARVSVLDNSPAQLGQDRMVAEREGLELRLVEGDMRDLSAFEDASFDLIFHPCSNSFVDAVRPVWREAARVLRPGGVLLTGFTNPVNYLFDLALEKQGIFTLKYRMPYSDFTSLSDEERRRFTDVGEPLCVGHSLEDQLGGQADAGLAIVGLFEDSFGPEDALSQYYNGFIATRAMKLPVR, from the coding sequence ATGACGACTGAATTGGATGTGCGGACGTACAACCGCGAGGCGTGGGACCGTCAGGTGGCCACGGGCAACAGGTGGACGCTTCCCGTCAGCCCAGAAGTCATCGCCGCGGCACGCAAGGGCGAGTGGAGCATCGTCCTCACCCCCACGAAGCCGGTGCCGCGCGAGTGGTTCGGCGACGTGAGGGGCAAGGACATCCTGTGCCTCGCGGGCTCGGGTGGACAGCAGGCCCCGGTGCTGGCGGCGGCGGGGGCCCGGGTGTCGGTGCTGGACAACTCGCCCGCGCAGCTCGGTCAGGACCGCATGGTGGCGGAGCGCGAGGGCTTGGAGCTGCGGCTGGTGGAGGGCGACATGCGCGACCTCTCCGCCTTCGAGGACGCGAGCTTCGACCTCATCTTCCACCCGTGCTCCAACTCCTTCGTGGACGCGGTGCGCCCCGTGTGGCGTGAGGCGGCGCGGGTGCTGCGTCCTGGCGGCGTGCTGCTGACCGGCTTCACCAATCCCGTGAACTACCTGTTCGACCTGGCCTTGGAGAAGCAGGGCATCTTCACGCTGAAGTACCGGATGCCCTACTCGGACTTCACCAGCCTGTCCGACGAGGAGCGCCGCCGCTTCACGGACGTGGGTGAGCCGCTCTGTGTCGGGCACTCCCTGGAGGACCAGCTTGGTGGTCAGGCGGATGCGGGGCTCGCCATCGTCGGCCTCTTCGAGGACTCGTTCGGTCCGGAAGATGCCCTGTCGCAGTACTACAACGGCTTCATCGCCACCCGCGCGATGAAGCTCCCGGTGCGGTAG
- a CDS encoding SDR family NAD(P)-dependent oxidoreductase, producing MDTELQGRGVLVTGGAGGIGTALVHTFAEEGAKVAVHHHSSTEKAQALARDVGGAALRADLTVEADVDALVPAAVAALGRLDVLVCNAGVWPAPDEPVWEMSLARWRRTLAENLDSVFLCCRAFLRHVATTKTGNIVIISSTAGLFGEAGHADYAAAKGALASGFLKSLKNELGRIAPLGRVNVVCPGWTAVDRSRDKLAQPGFVERVTRTMPLRKVAQPVDVARAVVSLASDRISGHVTGEVVTVAGGMEGRVLHDD from the coding sequence ATGGACACGGAGCTGCAGGGCAGAGGCGTCCTGGTCACGGGCGGCGCCGGAGGAATCGGCACCGCCCTGGTCCATACCTTCGCGGAAGAAGGCGCGAAGGTGGCAGTGCACCACCACTCCAGTACCGAGAAGGCCCAGGCGCTGGCACGCGACGTCGGCGGTGCAGCGCTGCGCGCGGACCTGACGGTGGAGGCCGACGTGGACGCGCTGGTTCCCGCGGCGGTGGCCGCGCTGGGGCGGCTGGACGTGCTGGTCTGCAACGCGGGTGTCTGGCCCGCCCCGGATGAACCCGTCTGGGAGATGTCCCTGGCGCGCTGGCGCCGCACGCTGGCGGAGAACCTGGACAGCGTCTTCCTGTGCTGCCGTGCCTTCCTGCGGCACGTGGCCACCACGAAGACGGGCAACATCGTCATCATCAGCTCCACGGCGGGGCTGTTCGGTGAAGCAGGACACGCTGACTACGCCGCCGCCAAGGGCGCGCTGGCGAGTGGCTTCCTCAAGAGCCTCAAGAACGAATTGGGCCGCATCGCGCCCCTGGGCCGCGTCAACGTCGTGTGCCCGGGATGGACGGCGGTGGACCGCAGCCGCGACAAGCTGGCCCAGCCGGGCTTCGTTGAACGCGTCACGCGGACGATGCCGCTGCGCAAGGTGGCGCAGCCGGTGGATGTGGCGCGGGCGGTGGTGTCGCTCGCGTCGGACCGAATCTCCGGACATGTGACGGGTGAAGTCGTCACTGTCGCCGGAGGCATGGAAGGAAGGGTGCTGCATGACGACTGA
- a CDS encoding serine/threonine protein kinase, which translates to MASHRLTTTPQDEPSIFTFERRHVLFSVEHTRFEFVRMLERRANGEELLLADRYQRHGLAGPVVIKRVRSPASSARRHRLVEEVQLAYRLHHPTIAQVHYFKIHRGKPYIIMEHVDGPSLETVLDLMAMRGQPVSLAFALHVAAELADALHHAHSLKDAQGRSLGLIHRDVSPRNVRVARTGEVKLTHFGVAYSHLVGREETAEALLKGDVAYASPEYLAGKTLTAASDLFSLGLVLLELATGRHLFAAAAEALEPPRAKSHELRLEEPPSLPLTQMLMLLEDHGPQDVERAAASLPPKVRAVLQGMLHKDATKRFGSAEALCEALRECIVQEVRRTGRPFGRADMAAELTRLISDASAVRDEVELLDESLFPSGLEAHELSGRGPKDA; encoded by the coding sequence TTGGCCTCGCACCGCCTCACGACCACGCCCCAGGATGAACCTTCCATCTTCACGTTCGAACGGCGGCACGTTCTCTTCTCGGTGGAGCACACGCGGTTCGAGTTCGTCCGCATGCTGGAGCGCCGGGCCAACGGCGAGGAGTTGCTCCTGGCCGACCGCTACCAGCGGCACGGGCTCGCCGGCCCCGTCGTCATCAAGCGCGTGCGCAGCCCCGCGAGCTCCGCGCGCCGACACCGGCTGGTGGAGGAAGTGCAACTGGCCTACCGCCTCCACCACCCCACCATCGCCCAGGTGCACTACTTCAAGATTCACCGGGGCAAGCCGTACATCATCATGGAGCACGTGGACGGGCCGTCGCTGGAGACCGTGCTGGACCTCATGGCCATGCGGGGGCAGCCCGTGTCCCTGGCCTTCGCGCTCCACGTCGCCGCGGAGCTGGCGGACGCCCTGCACCATGCCCACTCGCTCAAGGACGCGCAGGGCCGGTCCCTGGGACTGATTCATCGCGACGTCAGTCCCCGCAACGTGCGCGTGGCTCGCACGGGCGAGGTGAAGCTGACGCACTTTGGCGTGGCCTATTCGCACCTAGTCGGCCGGGAGGAGACGGCGGAGGCGCTGCTCAAGGGCGACGTGGCCTATGCGTCTCCGGAGTACCTCGCGGGCAAGACACTGACCGCCGCCTCGGACCTCTTCTCGCTGGGGCTGGTGCTACTGGAGCTGGCCACGGGGCGGCACCTGTTCGCGGCCGCGGCGGAGGCGCTGGAGCCACCGCGTGCGAAGTCGCATGAGCTGCGCCTGGAGGAGCCCCCTTCCCTGCCGCTCACACAGATGCTGATGCTGCTCGAGGACCATGGTCCCCAGGACGTGGAGCGAGCCGCCGCGAGCCTGCCGCCCAAGGTGCGCGCCGTCCTTCAAGGGATGCTGCACAAGGATGCGACGAAGCGCTTCGGCTCGGCGGAGGCGCTGTGCGAAGCACTTCGGGAATGCATCGTCCAGGAAGTCCGTCGCACCGGCCGCCCCTTCGGCAGGGCCGACATGGCCGCGGAGCTGACGCGGCTCATCAGCGACGCCAGCGCGGTACGCGACGAGGTCGAACTGCTCGACGAGAGCCTCTTCCCATCGGGCCTCGAGGCCCATGAACTGTCGGGGCGGGGCCCCAAGGACGCCTGA
- a CDS encoding helix-turn-helix domain-containing protein, with amino-acid sequence MDEELGATFGKAVREARARLGLTQVEVAALLDMHPMVYSRMERGKMLPRVATLRKVAMVLRTSTDELLGLAREGRAGAKKQSSLQRRLMTLSEALDEEKLKALVVMASALSR; translated from the coding sequence ATGGACGAAGAACTGGGAGCGACTTTTGGAAAGGCCGTGCGCGAGGCGCGAGCGCGGCTGGGGTTGACGCAGGTGGAAGTGGCGGCGCTGTTGGACATGCACCCCATGGTCTACAGCCGGATGGAGCGGGGGAAGATGTTGCCGCGTGTGGCCACGCTCCGGAAGGTGGCCATGGTGCTTCGGACCTCCACGGATGAACTGCTGGGCCTCGCCCGGGAGGGCCGCGCGGGCGCGAAGAAGCAGTCCTCACTGCAACGCCGGCTGATGACGCTTTCGGAGGCGCTGGACGAAGAGAAGCTCAAGGCGCTCGTCGTGATGGCGAGCGCCCTGTCCCGCTAG